Proteins encoded by one window of Haematobia irritans isolate KBUSLIRL chromosome 2, ASM5000362v1, whole genome shotgun sequence:
- the LOC142223706 gene encoding uncharacterized protein LOC142223706, which produces MIYGEGNRREQIGCVGDEAHRILDMGFDPQIRKISLDIRPDKQPVMTSARSPTFYRRLFEQSHTGA; this is translated from the exons atgatttatggagaaggcaatcgccgtgaacaaattggatgtgttggag atgaagctcatcgtattttggatatgggttttgaccctcagattcggaagatatcattggatatacggcccgataaacaacccgtaatgacaagtgctaggagtccgacattttaccgacggttatttgaacaatcccataccggtgcgtga
- the LOC142226006 gene encoding putative ATP-dependent RNA helicase DDX43: MIYGEGNRREQIGCVGDEARIRKISLDIRPDKQPVMTSARSPTFYRRLFEQSHTDIISGEVNNLIATDIASCDLVTVDITHVINFQFRNIEEYSKSAIFSYRTRSDWGIASELIPIPEEAGQDIPSDSRPWLNLLLKPKNAVLKKHIKLIERNVVE; encoded by the exons atgatttatggagaaggcaatcgccgtgaacaaattggatgtgttggag atgaagctcggattcggaagatatcattggatatacggcccgataaacaacccgtaatgacaagtgctaggagtccgacattttaccgacggttatttgaacaatcccataccg atattatctcTGGGGAAGTAAACAATCTTATAGCAACTGATATCGCCTCATGTGACCTGGTCACAGTagatataacccatgtcatcaatttccagttccgaaatatcgaagaatacagtaaaagtgctatatttagttatagaactcgatccgattggggcatagcatcggaattaattcctatacctgaagaagctggtcaggatataccatctgactcccgaccatggctgaaccttttgctaaaaccaaagaacgcTGTGCTGAAGAAGCACATAAAATTAATCGAACGCAATGTGGTAGAGTAG